One Halobacterium wangiae genomic window, CTAAGAGGGGCGCGATGAGGCGGCGTACTGGTTTTGAGAGCCGAGCCGTGTTTGTCTGCCCCCACAGGGGCGGAGGGCACACAAGAACGCGCCCTCACGCAACGATGACCAACGAACCTACTCTCACAGCCCGTGAACGCCTCCAAATACACCTCCGCGAAGCCCACCAAACAACCCGTTCCCCACTCGTCAAAGCACACCTCAACGCCGCACTAGAAGCCTGGAACGACTTACCGCCGACACCCCTCCAAGAGTGCCCGGTCTGTGGGAAAATTGGATTACCTGAGCGGATACAGCACCACGAATGTAGAGCCGAACGATAGTCCACGACGAACCATTAACGGCACATCTCTACTGTGCTCCACCAGTCAGTCTGTGTCAAACGCCGCTTCGATTGCGTTCGACCACGAACCGAAATGCCGGACGTACGTCGTATGACTATGTGAGCCATGATTAAGCCGTATCGAGAGGGTCAGTTGCCGCCGGCTGTCGTTTCTCTCGCTCGTTCACGGCTCTCGTCACTCGTTACCAACCAGTAGAAGAACGGCTCGTGCGTCCCGGCGACGCTGGCGGTCACGAAGGTGTACTCCCCGCGTGTAGGGTCGTCGTGAAGCGTCACCGACTTCGAATTCTCGTCGACGCTCGCAGTCACGTAGACAGCATCCCCGGGTTCAAGTGGCGCGTCCGTCGTAACGGT contains:
- a CDS encoding homing endonuclease associated repeat-containing protein — translated: MTLSIRLNHGSHSHTTYVRHFGSWSNAIEAAFDTD